One genomic window of Rhipicephalus microplus isolate Deutch F79 unplaced genomic scaffold, USDA_Rmic scaffold_22, whole genome shotgun sequence includes the following:
- the LOC142786331 gene encoding uncharacterized protein LOC142786331, translating into MIALFRACRFFFSDLHSTGSLVPVTSIASDSTASDSSSPLATAEPEEPLHLPTSNSGNHFITKDVSNGSPHATHQLVPAASLGVPPVSSHLEASSQQALLDRIAQLERLQENTMRKLVTARKRYRKSKNEKSCLKKRIRGLFNEDQMRSMERLSTQGMRWEASTLVHSLRLRLTCGSRGKNFLREYGYPIPVSLMKPEERHAALMIDEMQITSGLVYDHSCGAVLGGTHASFSRWLST; encoded by the exons ATGATAGCTTTGTTTAGGGcttgtcgattttttttttctgatttgcaTTCCACAGGTTCGCTTGTTCCTGTGACTTCAATTGCCAGTGACAGCACAGCTTCAGATTCAAGTAGTCCTTTGGCTACTGCAGAAC ccgAAGAGCCCCTTCACTTGCCCACCAGTAACAGCGGCAATCACTTCATCACCAAAGATGTTTCTAATG GTTCCCCTCATGCAACACACCAGCTTGTGCCTGCCGCCAGTCTCGGAGTGCCTCCTGTGTCTTCGCACCTGGAGGCCT CATCTCAGCAGGCGCTGTTGGATCGGATAGCGCAGCTGGAGCGCCTTCAAGAGAACACCATGAGAAAATTGGTCACAGCAAGAAAGAGATACCGCAAAAGCAAAAACGAAAAGTCCTGCTTGAAGAAGAGGATTAGGGGCCTTTTCAATGAAGACCAAATGCGTTCGATGGAGCGGTTGTCAACCCAAGGAATGCGGTGGGAAGCCAGCACCCTTGTTCACTCCCTGAGGCTGCGCCTGACTTGTGGATCCCGTGGCAAGAACTTCCTAAGAGAATATGGATACCCGATTCCG GTCAGTCTCATGAAGCCTGAAGAGCGGCATGCAGCACTCATGATAGACGAAATGCAAATAACTTCAGGACTTGTGTACGACCACTCGTGCGGTGCCGTTCTAGGGGGCACCCACGCTTCCTTTAGCAGATGGCTCTCTACCTGA